One window of the Salvelinus alpinus chromosome 13, SLU_Salpinus.1, whole genome shotgun sequence genome contains the following:
- the LOC139537808 gene encoding serine/threonine-protein phosphatase 2A 55 kDa regulatory subunit B beta isoform isoform X1, translated as MKCFSRYLPYLFRPSSTILSSSCHTEADIISTVEFNPTGELLATGDKGGRVVVFQREQESKNQPHRRGEYNVYSTFQSHEPEFDYLKSLEIEEKINKIRWLPQQNAAYFLLSTNDKTVKLWKVSERDKRPEGYNLKDEEGRIRDPTTITSLRVPVLQPMDLMVEATPRRVFSNAHTYHINSISVNSDYETYMSTDDLRINLWNLESTNRSFNIVDIKPANMEMLTEVITAAEFQPNQCNTFVYSSSKGSIRLCDMRASALCDNHSKLFEEPEDPSNRSFFSEIISSISDVKFSHSGRYLITRDYLTVKVWDLNMESKPLETYQVHDYLRSKLCSLYENDCIFDKFECVWNGSDSVIMTGSYNNFFRMFDRNTKRDVTLEASRENSKPRAILKPRKVCVGGKRRKDEISVDSLDFSKKILHSAWHPSENIIAVAATNNLYIFQDKVN; from the exons CTGACATCATATCCACGGTTGAGTTCAACccaactggagagctgctggcgACCGGGGACAAGGGAGGGAGAGTAGTGGTGTTCCAGAGAGAACAGGAG AGTAAGAACCAGCCCCACAGGAGAGGGGAGTACAATGTTTACAGCACCTTCCAGAGCCACGAGCCTGAGTTTGACTACCTGAAGAGCCTGGAGATCGAGGAGAAGATCAACAAGATACGATGGCTGCCTCAACAGAACGCCGCctacttcctcctctccaccAATG aTAAAACAGTGAAGCTGTGGAAGGTCAGTGAGCGGGACAAGAGACCGGAGGGCTACAACCTGAAGGACGAGGAAGGGAGGATCCGAgaccccaccaccatcacctccctGCGG gtaCCAGTGCTGCAGCCCATGGACCTGATGGTGGAAGCCACTCCCAGGCGAGTATTCTCCAATGCCCACACGTACCACATCAACTCCATCTCTGTGAACAGTGACTACGAGACCTACATGTCCACAGATGACCTGAGAATTAACCTGTGGAACCTGGAGAGCACCAACAGAAGTTTCA ACATCGTGGACATCAAGCCGGCCAACATGGAGATGCTGACGGAGGTGATCACAGCAGCAGAGTTCCAACCCAACCAGTGTAACACCTTCGTTTACAGCAGTAGCAAGGGCTCCATCCGACTGTGTGACATGAGGGCCTCAGCACTGTGTGACAACCACTCCAAAC TGTTCGAGGAGCCAGAGGACCCCAGTAACCGCTCCTTCTTCTCCGAGATCATATCGTCCATCTCAGACGTCAAGTTCAGCCACAGCGGGCGCTACCTGATAACACGGGACTACCTCACGGTCAAGGTGTGGGACCTCAACATGGAGAGCAAACCTCTGGAGACCTACCAG GTTCATGACTACCTGAGGAGTAAGCTGTGCTCCCTGTATGAGAACGACTGCATCTTCGACAAGTTTGAATGTGTCTGGAATGGGTCTGACAG TGTGATCATGACCGGCTCGTACAACAACTTCTTCCGCATGTTCGACCGCAACACCAAGCGTGACGTGACCCTGGAGGCGTCGAGGGAGAACAGCAAGCCCCGGGCCATCCTGAAGCCCAGGAAGGTGTGTGTAGGGGGCAAGAGACGCAAGGACGAGATCAGCGTGGACAGCCTGGACTTCAGCAAGAAGATCCTGCACAGCGCCTGGCACCCCTCTGAGAACATTATCGCCGTGGCCGCCACCAACAACCTCTACATATTCCAAGACAAGGTCAACTAA
- the LOC139537807 gene encoding transcription elongation regulator 1-like isoform X1, translating to MADHGDGESIVFNDNRMAQQQTLRFRGPAPPPTPVMRGPPPLLRPPPPPFGMMRGPPPRGPLFGRPPFDPSMPPIPPPGGMPPPLGPPHLQRPPFMPPPMGSMPPPPGMLFPPGMPPVPAAGAHTLPPTEEIWVENKTPEGKAYYYNARTRESAWSKPEGVKVIQQSELNPMMVTPAGTGASSNSSTAASTTAATPSPVSTQAPSQSHTMSTSPDTNTTSSLSQTITTSAATDLQPVSSVPSSVGVTTMAVVSVTTVPSSVTPVQTMSLLPQSLPTGLPHHTMSQPHTTATIPGFPPGVMHPFRVPLPGMHIPLPGVAMMQIVGGPYIKTVSSNHNGMLPGMGPPLVPMMHHPQLALAAPALSGLQFPEWSEYKTADGKTYYYNNRTLESTWDKPQELREKEKEAEKAKERQQALEEEAMEMEDEQPKIELPKEVKEVKEEEMTEEEKAAQKAKPVATNPIPGTPWCIVWTGDERVFYYNPTTRLSMWDRPEELVGRADVDKNIQEPPHKRGLEDATRKLGISKEELEQAAEEALEDEPVKAKKRKKEEVMKEADSEKEAAMEAELKAARERAIVPLEKRMTQFRDMLLKRGVSAFSTWEKELHKIVFDPRYLLLNPKERKQVFDQYVKTRAEEERKEKKNKLMQCKDEFRKMMEEAKLTARTTFSEFASKHAKDTRFKAIEKMKDRETIFIEFMTALKKKEKEDSKNRGEKVKQDFFELLGDHQLDGGQRWSKVKDRLEGDPRYKSVESSNTREELYKQYVDKQAKNMDSDKEKELERAARIEASLREREREVQKARSEQTKEIDREREQHKREEAIQHFRALMSDMVRSSDASWSDTRRNLRKDHRWESASLLERDEKEKLFNEHVEALSKKKKENFRQLLDETVMITLTTTWKEVKKIIKEDPRCIKFSSSDRKKQREFEDYIKDKYITAKADFRTLLKETKFITYRSRKLLLESDQHLKDVEKVLQNDKRYLVLDCVPDERRKLLMFYIEDLDRRGPPPPPTASEPTRRSTK from the exons GATGGCGCAGCAGCAGACGCTGCGTTTCCGCGGCCCTGCTCCTCCTCCAACCCCAGTGATGCGTGGTCCACCCCCACTGCTCAGACCTCCACCTCCCCCCTTCGGTATGATGAGAGGGCCTCCACCACGGGGGCCACTGTTTGGGCGTCCGCCGTTTGACCCCAGCATGCCACCCATACCCCCACCAGGAGGCATGCCCCCACCACTCGGACCCCCTCACCTACAG AGACCTCCTTTTATGCCCCCGCCGATGGGCAGCATGCCCCCACCCCCAGGGATGCTATTCCCCCCTGGGATGCCCCCAGTTCCTGCTGCTGGAGCTCATACTCTGCCCCCTACTGAGGAGATCTGGGTGGAGAACAAGACACCTGAGGGAAAG GCGTACTACTACAACGCCAGGACTCGAGAGTCAGCCTGGAGCAAACCTGAAGGGGTAAAGGTGATCCAGCAGTCAGAACTCAACCCTATGATGGTGACCCCGGCCGGAACAGGAGCCTCCTCCAATAGCAGCACTGCAGCCAGCACTACAGCTGCCACACCCTCTCCAGTGTCCACACAGGCACCTTCCCAGTCTCATACCATGAGTACCAGCCCAGACACCAACACCACCTCTTCTTTGTCCCAGACCATCACTA CTTCTGCTGCTACAGATCTGCAGCCTGTGTCCTCCGTCCCCTCCAGTGTGGGAGTGACCACGATGGCAGTGGTCAGTGTAACCACAGTGCCATCCTCAGTGACACCAGTCCAGACTATGTCCCTGTTGCCCCAAAGTCTCCCGACTGGCCTGCCCCACCACACCATGTCCCAGCCTCACACCACAGCCACTATCCCAGGCTTCCCCCCAGGGGTCATGCACCCCTTCAGGGTGCCTCTACCAGGCATGCATATCCCACTGCCCG GTGTGGCAATGATGCAGATAGTAGGAGGTCCCTATATAAAGACAGTCTCCTCCAACCATAACG GTATGCTGCCTGGCATGGGCCCTCCTCTTGTTCCCATGATGCACCACCCTCAGTTGGCCCTGGCGGCGCCCGCCTTGTCAGGCCTCCAGTTCCCAGAGTGGTCTGAGTACAAAACGGCCGACGGGAAaacctactactacaacaaccGCACACTGGAGTCCACCTGGGACAAACCCCAGGAACTACGGGAGAAAG agaaagaggcagagaaggCCAAAGAGAGACAGCAGGCCCTGGAGGAGGAGGCTATGGAGATGGAGGATGAACAGCCTAAAATAGAGCTCCCTAAGGAGGTGAAGGAG GTTAAGGAGGAGGAGATGACTGAAGAGGAGAAAGCAGCACAGAAAGCCAAGCCCGTTGCCACTAACCCAATACCTGGCACTCCCTG gtgtattgTGTGGACCGGTGACGAGCGGGTGTTCTACTACAACCCCACCACGCGTCTCTCCATGTGGGACCGGCCCGAGGAGCTGGTGGGGCGGGCCGACGTTGACAAGAACATCCAGGAACCACCTCATAAGAGAGGCCTGGAGGACGCCACCAGGAAGCTGG GAATCAGCAAAGAGGAGCTGGAGCAGGCAGCAGAGGAAGCTCTGGAGGATGAGCCTGTGAAGGCCAAGAAGAGGAA GAAGGAGGAAGTGATGAAAGAGGCGGACTCTGAGAAAGAGGCAGCCATGGAGGCGGAGCTGAAGGCGGCCCGAGAGCGGGCCATCGTGCCCCTGGAGAAGCGCATGACACAGTTCAGGGACATGCTGCTGAAGAGAGGG GTCTCAGCGTTCTCTACGTGGGAGAAAGAGCTGCACAAGATAGTGTTTGATCCACGATACCTGCTGCTTAACCCCAAAGAGAGAAAGCAG gtgtttgaCCAGTATGTGAAGACCCgagctgaggaggagaggaaggagaagaagaatAAACTGATGCAGTGTAAGGACGAGTTCAGGAAGATGATGGAGGAGGCCAAGCTCACTGCCAG GACAACGTTCAGTGAGTTTGCCTCCAAGCACGCCAAGGACACACGGTTCAAGGCCATAGAGAAGATGAAGGACCGGGAGACCATCTTTATCGAGTTCATGACCGCTCTcaagaagaaagagaaggaggactccaagaacagaggagagaag GTGAAGCAGGACTTCTTTGAGTTGCTTGGTGACCACCAGCTGGATGGAGGGCAGCGCTGGAGCAAGGTGAAGGACAGGCTGGAGGGAGACCCTCGCTACAAGTCTGTGGAGAGCTCCAACACCAGAGAGGAACTCTACAAGCAGTATGTGGACAAGCAGGCCAAG AACATGGACTCTGATAAGGAGAAGGAGCTGGAGCGTGCCGCCAGGATAGAGGCCAgtctgagggagagggagcgCGAGGTGCAGAAGGCCCGCTCTGAGCAGACCAAGGAGATCGACAGAGAACGGGAGCAGCATAAGAGGGAGGAAGCCATCCAGCACTTCAGAGCCCTCATGTCAGATATG GTGAGGTCGTCTGACGCGTCGTGGTCAGACACCCGGCGTAACCTGCGTAAGGACCACCGCTGGGAGTCCGCCTCTCTGCTGGAGAGAGACGAGAAGGAGAAACTGTTCAACGAACACGTTGAGGCGCTCtccaagaagaagaaggagaacttCAGACAGCTACTGGACGAGACCGTCATG ATCACACTGACCACCACGTGGAAGGAGGTGAAGAAGATCATTAAAGAGGATCCTCGCTGTATCAAGTTCTCCAGTAGTGACAGA AAAAAACAGAGGGAGTTTGAAGACTACATCAAAGACAAGTACATCACAGCCAAAGCTGACTTCAGAACGCTTCTGAAAGAGACCAAGTTCATCACTTACAG GTCGCGGAAGTTGCTCCTGGAGTCTGACCAGCACCTGAAGGACGTGGAGAAGGTTCTGCAGAATGACAAGCGTTACCTGGTGCTGGACTGTGTCCCGGATGAGAGGAGAAAACTCCTCATGTTCTACATCGAGGACCTGGACCGCCGgggtccccctcctccccccaccgCCTCGGAGCCCACGCGCCGCTCCACCAAGTGA
- the LOC139537808 gene encoding serine/threonine-protein phosphatase 2A 55 kDa regulatory subunit B beta isoform isoform X2 → MDEEIDTRKINNSFLRDHNYATEADIISTVEFNPTGELLATGDKGGRVVVFQREQESKNQPHRRGEYNVYSTFQSHEPEFDYLKSLEIEEKINKIRWLPQQNAAYFLLSTNDKTVKLWKVSERDKRPEGYNLKDEEGRIRDPTTITSLRVPVLQPMDLMVEATPRRVFSNAHTYHINSISVNSDYETYMSTDDLRINLWNLESTNRSFNIVDIKPANMEMLTEVITAAEFQPNQCNTFVYSSSKGSIRLCDMRASALCDNHSKLFEEPEDPSNRSFFSEIISSISDVKFSHSGRYLITRDYLTVKVWDLNMESKPLETYQVHDYLRSKLCSLYENDCIFDKFECVWNGSDSVIMTGSYNNFFRMFDRNTKRDVTLEASRENSKPRAILKPRKVCVGGKRRKDEISVDSLDFSKKILHSAWHPSENIIAVAATNNLYIFQDKVN, encoded by the exons CTGACATCATATCCACGGTTGAGTTCAACccaactggagagctgctggcgACCGGGGACAAGGGAGGGAGAGTAGTGGTGTTCCAGAGAGAACAGGAG AGTAAGAACCAGCCCCACAGGAGAGGGGAGTACAATGTTTACAGCACCTTCCAGAGCCACGAGCCTGAGTTTGACTACCTGAAGAGCCTGGAGATCGAGGAGAAGATCAACAAGATACGATGGCTGCCTCAACAGAACGCCGCctacttcctcctctccaccAATG aTAAAACAGTGAAGCTGTGGAAGGTCAGTGAGCGGGACAAGAGACCGGAGGGCTACAACCTGAAGGACGAGGAAGGGAGGATCCGAgaccccaccaccatcacctccctGCGG gtaCCAGTGCTGCAGCCCATGGACCTGATGGTGGAAGCCACTCCCAGGCGAGTATTCTCCAATGCCCACACGTACCACATCAACTCCATCTCTGTGAACAGTGACTACGAGACCTACATGTCCACAGATGACCTGAGAATTAACCTGTGGAACCTGGAGAGCACCAACAGAAGTTTCA ACATCGTGGACATCAAGCCGGCCAACATGGAGATGCTGACGGAGGTGATCACAGCAGCAGAGTTCCAACCCAACCAGTGTAACACCTTCGTTTACAGCAGTAGCAAGGGCTCCATCCGACTGTGTGACATGAGGGCCTCAGCACTGTGTGACAACCACTCCAAAC TGTTCGAGGAGCCAGAGGACCCCAGTAACCGCTCCTTCTTCTCCGAGATCATATCGTCCATCTCAGACGTCAAGTTCAGCCACAGCGGGCGCTACCTGATAACACGGGACTACCTCACGGTCAAGGTGTGGGACCTCAACATGGAGAGCAAACCTCTGGAGACCTACCAG GTTCATGACTACCTGAGGAGTAAGCTGTGCTCCCTGTATGAGAACGACTGCATCTTCGACAAGTTTGAATGTGTCTGGAATGGGTCTGACAG TGTGATCATGACCGGCTCGTACAACAACTTCTTCCGCATGTTCGACCGCAACACCAAGCGTGACGTGACCCTGGAGGCGTCGAGGGAGAACAGCAAGCCCCGGGCCATCCTGAAGCCCAGGAAGGTGTGTGTAGGGGGCAAGAGACGCAAGGACGAGATCAGCGTGGACAGCCTGGACTTCAGCAAGAAGATCCTGCACAGCGCCTGGCACCCCTCTGAGAACATTATCGCCGTGGCCGCCACCAACAACCTCTACATATTCCAAGACAAGGTCAACTAA
- the LOC139537807 gene encoding transcription elongation regulator 1-like isoform X2, which translates to MADHGDGESIVFNDNRMAQQQTLRFRGPAPPPTPVMRGPPPLLRPPPPPFGMMRGPPPRGPLFGRPPFDPSMPPIPPPGGMPPPLGPPHLQRPPFMPPPMGSMPPPPGMLFPPGMPPVPAAGAHTLPPTEEIWVENKTPEGKAYYYNARTRESAWSKPEGVKVIQQSELNPMMVTPAGTGASSNSSTAASTTAATPSPVSTQAPSQSHTMSTSPDTNTTSSLSQTITNLQPVSSVPSSVGVTTMAVVSVTTVPSSVTPVQTMSLLPQSLPTGLPHHTMSQPHTTATIPGFPPGVMHPFRVPLPGMHIPLPGVAMMQIVGGPYIKTVSSNHNGMLPGMGPPLVPMMHHPQLALAAPALSGLQFPEWSEYKTADGKTYYYNNRTLESTWDKPQELREKEKEAEKAKERQQALEEEAMEMEDEQPKIELPKEVKEVKEEEMTEEEKAAQKAKPVATNPIPGTPWCIVWTGDERVFYYNPTTRLSMWDRPEELVGRADVDKNIQEPPHKRGLEDATRKLGISKEELEQAAEEALEDEPVKAKKRKKEEVMKEADSEKEAAMEAELKAARERAIVPLEKRMTQFRDMLLKRGVSAFSTWEKELHKIVFDPRYLLLNPKERKQVFDQYVKTRAEEERKEKKNKLMQCKDEFRKMMEEAKLTARTTFSEFASKHAKDTRFKAIEKMKDRETIFIEFMTALKKKEKEDSKNRGEKVKQDFFELLGDHQLDGGQRWSKVKDRLEGDPRYKSVESSNTREELYKQYVDKQAKNMDSDKEKELERAARIEASLREREREVQKARSEQTKEIDREREQHKREEAIQHFRALMSDMVRSSDASWSDTRRNLRKDHRWESASLLERDEKEKLFNEHVEALSKKKKENFRQLLDETVMITLTTTWKEVKKIIKEDPRCIKFSSSDRKKQREFEDYIKDKYITAKADFRTLLKETKFITYRSRKLLLESDQHLKDVEKVLQNDKRYLVLDCVPDERRKLLMFYIEDLDRRGPPPPPTASEPTRRSTK; encoded by the exons GATGGCGCAGCAGCAGACGCTGCGTTTCCGCGGCCCTGCTCCTCCTCCAACCCCAGTGATGCGTGGTCCACCCCCACTGCTCAGACCTCCACCTCCCCCCTTCGGTATGATGAGAGGGCCTCCACCACGGGGGCCACTGTTTGGGCGTCCGCCGTTTGACCCCAGCATGCCACCCATACCCCCACCAGGAGGCATGCCCCCACCACTCGGACCCCCTCACCTACAG AGACCTCCTTTTATGCCCCCGCCGATGGGCAGCATGCCCCCACCCCCAGGGATGCTATTCCCCCCTGGGATGCCCCCAGTTCCTGCTGCTGGAGCTCATACTCTGCCCCCTACTGAGGAGATCTGGGTGGAGAACAAGACACCTGAGGGAAAG GCGTACTACTACAACGCCAGGACTCGAGAGTCAGCCTGGAGCAAACCTGAAGGGGTAAAGGTGATCCAGCAGTCAGAACTCAACCCTATGATGGTGACCCCGGCCGGAACAGGAGCCTCCTCCAATAGCAGCACTGCAGCCAGCACTACAGCTGCCACACCCTCTCCAGTGTCCACACAGGCACCTTCCCAGTCTCATACCATGAGTACCAGCCCAGACACCAACACCACCTCTTCTTTGTCCCAGACCATCACTA ATCTGCAGCCTGTGTCCTCCGTCCCCTCCAGTGTGGGAGTGACCACGATGGCAGTGGTCAGTGTAACCACAGTGCCATCCTCAGTGACACCAGTCCAGACTATGTCCCTGTTGCCCCAAAGTCTCCCGACTGGCCTGCCCCACCACACCATGTCCCAGCCTCACACCACAGCCACTATCCCAGGCTTCCCCCCAGGGGTCATGCACCCCTTCAGGGTGCCTCTACCAGGCATGCATATCCCACTGCCCG GTGTGGCAATGATGCAGATAGTAGGAGGTCCCTATATAAAGACAGTCTCCTCCAACCATAACG GTATGCTGCCTGGCATGGGCCCTCCTCTTGTTCCCATGATGCACCACCCTCAGTTGGCCCTGGCGGCGCCCGCCTTGTCAGGCCTCCAGTTCCCAGAGTGGTCTGAGTACAAAACGGCCGACGGGAAaacctactactacaacaaccGCACACTGGAGTCCACCTGGGACAAACCCCAGGAACTACGGGAGAAAG agaaagaggcagagaaggCCAAAGAGAGACAGCAGGCCCTGGAGGAGGAGGCTATGGAGATGGAGGATGAACAGCCTAAAATAGAGCTCCCTAAGGAGGTGAAGGAG GTTAAGGAGGAGGAGATGACTGAAGAGGAGAAAGCAGCACAGAAAGCCAAGCCCGTTGCCACTAACCCAATACCTGGCACTCCCTG gtgtattgTGTGGACCGGTGACGAGCGGGTGTTCTACTACAACCCCACCACGCGTCTCTCCATGTGGGACCGGCCCGAGGAGCTGGTGGGGCGGGCCGACGTTGACAAGAACATCCAGGAACCACCTCATAAGAGAGGCCTGGAGGACGCCACCAGGAAGCTGG GAATCAGCAAAGAGGAGCTGGAGCAGGCAGCAGAGGAAGCTCTGGAGGATGAGCCTGTGAAGGCCAAGAAGAGGAA GAAGGAGGAAGTGATGAAAGAGGCGGACTCTGAGAAAGAGGCAGCCATGGAGGCGGAGCTGAAGGCGGCCCGAGAGCGGGCCATCGTGCCCCTGGAGAAGCGCATGACACAGTTCAGGGACATGCTGCTGAAGAGAGGG GTCTCAGCGTTCTCTACGTGGGAGAAAGAGCTGCACAAGATAGTGTTTGATCCACGATACCTGCTGCTTAACCCCAAAGAGAGAAAGCAG gtgtttgaCCAGTATGTGAAGACCCgagctgaggaggagaggaaggagaagaagaatAAACTGATGCAGTGTAAGGACGAGTTCAGGAAGATGATGGAGGAGGCCAAGCTCACTGCCAG GACAACGTTCAGTGAGTTTGCCTCCAAGCACGCCAAGGACACACGGTTCAAGGCCATAGAGAAGATGAAGGACCGGGAGACCATCTTTATCGAGTTCATGACCGCTCTcaagaagaaagagaaggaggactccaagaacagaggagagaag GTGAAGCAGGACTTCTTTGAGTTGCTTGGTGACCACCAGCTGGATGGAGGGCAGCGCTGGAGCAAGGTGAAGGACAGGCTGGAGGGAGACCCTCGCTACAAGTCTGTGGAGAGCTCCAACACCAGAGAGGAACTCTACAAGCAGTATGTGGACAAGCAGGCCAAG AACATGGACTCTGATAAGGAGAAGGAGCTGGAGCGTGCCGCCAGGATAGAGGCCAgtctgagggagagggagcgCGAGGTGCAGAAGGCCCGCTCTGAGCAGACCAAGGAGATCGACAGAGAACGGGAGCAGCATAAGAGGGAGGAAGCCATCCAGCACTTCAGAGCCCTCATGTCAGATATG GTGAGGTCGTCTGACGCGTCGTGGTCAGACACCCGGCGTAACCTGCGTAAGGACCACCGCTGGGAGTCCGCCTCTCTGCTGGAGAGAGACGAGAAGGAGAAACTGTTCAACGAACACGTTGAGGCGCTCtccaagaagaagaaggagaacttCAGACAGCTACTGGACGAGACCGTCATG ATCACACTGACCACCACGTGGAAGGAGGTGAAGAAGATCATTAAAGAGGATCCTCGCTGTATCAAGTTCTCCAGTAGTGACAGA AAAAAACAGAGGGAGTTTGAAGACTACATCAAAGACAAGTACATCACAGCCAAAGCTGACTTCAGAACGCTTCTGAAAGAGACCAAGTTCATCACTTACAG GTCGCGGAAGTTGCTCCTGGAGTCTGACCAGCACCTGAAGGACGTGGAGAAGGTTCTGCAGAATGACAAGCGTTACCTGGTGCTGGACTGTGTCCCGGATGAGAGGAGAAAACTCCTCATGTTCTACATCGAGGACCTGGACCGCCGgggtccccctcctccccccaccgCCTCGGAGCCCACGCGCCGCTCCACCAAGTGA
- the LOC139537808 gene encoding serine/threonine-protein phosphatase 2A 55 kDa regulatory subunit B beta isoform isoform X3 has translation MDLMVEATPRRVFSNAHTYHINSISVNSDYETYMSTDDLRINLWNLESTNRSFNIVDIKPANMEMLTEVITAAEFQPNQCNTFVYSSSKGSIRLCDMRASALCDNHSKLFEEPEDPSNRSFFSEIISSISDVKFSHSGRYLITRDYLTVKVWDLNMESKPLETYQVHDYLRSKLCSLYENDCIFDKFECVWNGSDSVIMTGSYNNFFRMFDRNTKRDVTLEASRENSKPRAILKPRKVCVGGKRRKDEISVDSLDFSKKILHSAWHPSENIIAVAATNNLYIFQDKVN, from the exons ATGGACCTGATGGTGGAAGCCACTCCCAGGCGAGTATTCTCCAATGCCCACACGTACCACATCAACTCCATCTCTGTGAACAGTGACTACGAGACCTACATGTCCACAGATGACCTGAGAATTAACCTGTGGAACCTGGAGAGCACCAACAGAAGTTTCA ACATCGTGGACATCAAGCCGGCCAACATGGAGATGCTGACGGAGGTGATCACAGCAGCAGAGTTCCAACCCAACCAGTGTAACACCTTCGTTTACAGCAGTAGCAAGGGCTCCATCCGACTGTGTGACATGAGGGCCTCAGCACTGTGTGACAACCACTCCAAAC TGTTCGAGGAGCCAGAGGACCCCAGTAACCGCTCCTTCTTCTCCGAGATCATATCGTCCATCTCAGACGTCAAGTTCAGCCACAGCGGGCGCTACCTGATAACACGGGACTACCTCACGGTCAAGGTGTGGGACCTCAACATGGAGAGCAAACCTCTGGAGACCTACCAG GTTCATGACTACCTGAGGAGTAAGCTGTGCTCCCTGTATGAGAACGACTGCATCTTCGACAAGTTTGAATGTGTCTGGAATGGGTCTGACAG TGTGATCATGACCGGCTCGTACAACAACTTCTTCCGCATGTTCGACCGCAACACCAAGCGTGACGTGACCCTGGAGGCGTCGAGGGAGAACAGCAAGCCCCGGGCCATCCTGAAGCCCAGGAAGGTGTGTGTAGGGGGCAAGAGACGCAAGGACGAGATCAGCGTGGACAGCCTGGACTTCAGCAAGAAGATCCTGCACAGCGCCTGGCACCCCTCTGAGAACATTATCGCCGTGGCCGCCACCAACAACCTCTACATATTCCAAGACAAGGTCAACTAA